A window from Lachnoanaerobaculum umeaense encodes these proteins:
- a CDS encoding aspartate carbamoyltransferase regulatory subunit produces the protein MLNISGLNEGVVLDHIQAGKSLDIYFHLGLDKLDIPVAIIKNAKSKKMGKKDIIKIEGDVLNLIDFDVIGYIDHNITINVIKDNAIVEKRTVSLPEKITNIIKCKNPRCITSIEQELPHIFYLSDKEKEIYRCIYCEEKREKKK, from the coding sequence ATGTTAAATATCAGTGGATTAAATGAAGGCGTAGTACTTGACCATATACAGGCCGGAAAGAGTTTAGATATATATTTTCACTTAGGGCTTGATAAGCTGGATATACCTGTTGCTATTATAAAGAATGCTAAATCTAAAAAAATGGGTAAGAAAGACATTATCAAAATCGAAGGTGATGTACTTAATTTGATAGATTTTGATGTGATTGGATATATAGATCACAATATTACTATAAATGTTATAAAAGACAATGCAATAGTTGAGAAAAGAACTGTTTCATTGCCGGAGAAGATTACCAATATTATCAAATGTAAGAATCCAAGATGTATCACATCTATAGAGCAGGAGCTCCCACATATCTTCTATCTTTCAGATAAAGAAAAGGAAATATATCGCTGTATCTATTGTGAAGAGAAAAGGGAAAAGAAAAAATAA
- a CDS encoding Lsa family ABC-F type ribosomal protection protein — protein MSVIKIENLTFSYYGYVNPIFEEVTFYFDTNWKTGLIGRNGIGKSTLFRLLLGEEEYQGEISKSVEFIKFPPDISDTSKTVIELFKELTKDVGEWRLLRELNLLDIDESLIYREFETLSKGEQTKILLAILFTNEKDFLLIDEPTNHLDIEGRKIVSEYLKSKKGFLLISHDRDFLDGCINHVISINRSSIDVQAGNFTSWYQNKMMRDSFEITQNERLKKDIKRLREASKQSKSWSDKIEKTKKGVKISGVKPDKGYIGHQSAKMMKKSKNLENRQNKAIEAKQKLLKDIDTKESLLINCLQHHKDTLISVSNLSAYYGEKQILSNLSFEINQGDILAIYGKNGSGKSTLIKILSGLNNNYSGEIKLASNLKISYIPQNTSDLHGSLVKYIKNKEADETLCKTILRKLDFSRELFEMDMQNYSDGQKKKVLLSISLSKPAHLFIWDEPLNYIDVISRIQIEEIIKESKPTLVFVEHDGRFVEDVANKIIYL, from the coding sequence ATGTCAGTAATTAAAATTGAAAATCTTACTTTTTCGTATTATGGATATGTAAATCCGATATTTGAGGAAGTCACATTTTATTTTGATACAAACTGGAAAACCGGTTTAATAGGCAGGAACGGGATTGGAAAATCAACTCTGTTTAGATTACTTTTGGGAGAGGAGGAGTATCAAGGGGAAATAAGTAAAAGTGTGGAATTTATCAAATTTCCGCCGGATATATCAGATACATCAAAAACTGTCATAGAATTATTTAAGGAACTGACAAAAGATGTGGGAGAGTGGAGATTATTAAGGGAGCTTAATTTATTAGATATAGATGAATCTCTTATATACAGAGAATTTGAAACATTGTCTAAGGGGGAGCAGACAAAAATTTTGCTGGCTATTTTATTTACAAATGAAAAAGATTTTTTACTTATTGATGAGCCTACAAATCACTTGGATATAGAGGGAAGAAAAATTGTCAGTGAATATTTAAAGAGTAAAAAAGGTTTTTTACTTATATCGCATGATAGAGATTTTTTGGATGGATGTATCAATCATGTTATTTCTATCAATAGAAGTTCTATTGATGTTCAAGCCGGAAATTTTACTTCATGGTATCAAAATAAAATGATGAGAGACAGTTTTGAAATCACCCAAAATGAGAGGCTAAAAAAAGATATCAAGAGATTAAGGGAAGCATCTAAGCAGAGCAAGAGTTGGTCGGACAAAATTGAAAAAACAAAAAAGGGTGTAAAGATATCAGGTGTAAAGCCTGATAAGGGATATATCGGGCATCAGTCGGCAAAGATGATGAAGAAATCTAAAAATCTGGAAAACAGGCAAAATAAGGCAATAGAAGCAAAACAAAAATTATTAAAAGATATTGATACAAAGGAAAGCTTATTGATTAATTGCTTACAGCATCATAAAGACACTCTAATCTCAGTAAGCAATTTATCGGCATATTACGGAGAAAAGCAGATATTAAGCAATCTAAGCTTTGAAATAAATCAGGGAGATATACTGGCTATATATGGTAAAAACGGTAGTGGAAAATCCACATTGATTAAAATTTTATCGGGTTTAAATAATAACTACAGCGGGGAAATAAAACTGGCAAGTAATCTTAAGATATCCTATATTCCTCAAAATACTTCTGATTTACATGGCAGTCTTGTTAAATATATTAAAAATAAGGAGGCTGATGAGACATTATGTAAAACCATTCTGAGAAAATTGGATTTTTCAAGAGAATTATTTGAGATGGATATGCAAAATTACAGCGATGGACAAAAAAAGAAGGTTTTGTTATCTATAAGCCTGTCAAAACCTGCCCATTTATTTATATGGGATGAACCGCTTAATTATATAGATGTAATTTCAAGAATACAAATTGAGGAAATTATAAAAGAGTCAAAACCTACATTGGTGTTTGTAGAACATGACGGAAGATTTGTAGAAGATGTAGCCAATAAGATAATATATCTGTAG
- a CDS encoding DUF2953 domain-containing protein, producing the protein MIGVMLSAIKILGIVLLVIIGLALLIILMVLFIPIRYKGKIYFKKVPDINLNVSWFFKFLNVNIIYKDRLDIIGKIGWFFKVYSNKDEEDKDTKKEEHLVSEIIQEPIAGKETITVEKTDNNTIIIDNHNKAEDNKQIEELDSQEKRKSKQKKTKEKKMPNEQSKINKIVEKIKDIHYLLTYEENKKVLLMMLEKLRKLLVHILPKKIVGYFKFGFEDPATTGQVLEGLAIFYPLYKDNFKIVPMFYDEIIEVDISFKGKLRVFYAAYVALILWLNKKKIKTRPR; encoded by the coding sequence ATGATTGGAGTAATGCTTTCAGCAATAAAAATCTTGGGTATTGTCTTACTTGTGATTATTGGTCTGGCATTGCTGATTATACTGATGGTGCTTTTCATTCCGATAAGATATAAAGGAAAGATATATTTTAAAAAAGTTCCGGATATAAATTTAAATGTAAGTTGGTTTTTTAAATTTTTAAATGTCAATATTATATATAAGGATAGGCTTGATATTATAGGTAAGATTGGATGGTTTTTTAAGGTATATTCAAATAAAGATGAGGAAGATAAGGATACAAAGAAAGAAGAACATTTGGTATCCGAGATCATCCAAGAGCCAATAGCAGGTAAAGAGACTATCACTGTAGAAAAAACAGATAATAATACAATTATTATTGATAACCATAATAAGGCGGAAGATAATAAGCAAATAGAAGAACTTGATAGTCAGGAGAAGAGAAAGTCAAAACAAAAGAAGACTAAAGAAAAGAAAATGCCTAATGAGCAGAGTAAGATTAATAAAATTGTTGAGAAAATAAAGGATATTCACTACTTACTTACTTATGAGGAAAATAAAAAAGTATTATTGATGATGCTTGAAAAGCTTAGAAAGCTTTTAGTCCACATTCTGCCAAAGAAAATTGTGGGTTATTTCAAGTTTGGTTTTGAAGATCCGGCTACTACCGGTCAGGTATTAGAGGGGTTGGCAATATTCTATCCCTTATACAAGGATAATTTTAAGATAGTACCTATGTTCTATGATGAAATAATAGAGGTGGATATATCTTTTAAGGGCAAACTAAGAGTTTTCTATGCAGCTTATGTAGCATTGATTTTGTGGTTAAATAAGAAAAAGATAAAAACAAGGCCCCGATAA
- a CDS encoding helix-hairpin-helix domain-containing protein produces the protein MKKVFLITFLMILLTSCNEKKDIEFGESYIETAIENTIVSSIEQSTDIEEYINVFVSGAVNNPDVYTLKKGSIIKDAVDLAGGFSEEACRDYVNLAKKLEGGEHIMIPTMEQMSGLSVQHILEESQKSTLVNINTATKEELMSLPGIGERKADSIIEYRNSKSFSAIEDIMNISGIKEAAFNKIRDKICIN, from the coding sequence ATGAAAAAGGTTTTTTTAATAACATTTTTAATGATTTTATTGACATCCTGTAATGAAAAAAAAGATATAGAGTTTGGTGAATCATATATTGAAACTGCTATAGAAAATACAATAGTGAGTTCTATAGAGCAAAGTACTGATATTGAAGAATATATCAATGTGTTTGTTTCAGGTGCTGTAAATAATCCGGATGTATACACATTGAAAAAGGGTTCTATTATAAAGGATGCTGTTGATTTGGCAGGTGGATTTAGCGAAGAAGCTTGCAGAGATTATGTAAATTTGGCAAAAAAACTTGAAGGCGGTGAGCATATTATGATTCCGACTATGGAGCAGATGTCAGGTTTAAGTGTTCAACATATATTGGAAGAGAGTCAAAAGAGTACACTTGTAAATATCAACACTGCCACAAAGGAAGAACTTATGAGTTTACCGGGTATAGGAGAGAGAAAAGCAGATTCTATAATAGAGTATAGGAATAGTAAGTCTTTTTCGGCCATTGAAGATATAATGAATATATCAGGAATAAAAGAGGCAGCATTTAATAAAATCAGAGATAAGATTTGTATAAATTAG
- a CDS encoding bifunctional 5,10-methylenetetrahydrofolate dehydrogenase/5,10-methenyltetrahydrofolate cyclohydrolase has protein sequence MILLYGADTAQKLKEEISEMLSELNGYIPTLGIVRIGSNPADISYEKGAIKKFESLSLKTKVFEFEENITSEDFVAEFKKINEDDNIDGILLFRPLPEHIDEKKVIDVLNEKKDLDGISYKNIAKVFAGDITGFAPCTAKAVIKILESNDIDLEGKNVVVLGRSMVIGRPVAMLAIQKNATVTICHSKTENLKEVCKRADILIVAIGRAKMINDEYIGKDAIVIDVGINFADGKLCGDVDLENVKNATMATPVPKGVGAVTTSVLAGHLVIAALQRRMY, from the coding sequence GTGATTTTATTATATGGTGCAGATACAGCCCAAAAGTTAAAGGAAGAGATTTCTGAAATGCTTTCAGAACTTAATGGATATATACCTACTCTTGGAATAGTTAGAATAGGATCAAATCCTGCTGATATTTCATATGAAAAAGGAGCTATTAAAAAGTTTGAGTCACTTTCATTAAAGACCAAGGTGTTTGAGTTTGAAGAGAATATTACATCGGAAGATTTTGTGGCAGAATTTAAGAAGATAAACGAAGATGATAATATTGACGGAATACTACTTTTTAGGCCATTACCTGAGCATATAGATGAGAAGAAAGTCATTGATGTTTTGAATGAAAAAAAGGATTTGGACGGTATTTCATATAAAAATATAGCTAAAGTTTTTGCGGGAGATATAACAGGATTTGCTCCATGTACTGCAAAGGCTGTAATAAAGATACTGGAAAGTAATGATATTGATCTGGAAGGCAAAAATGTAGTTGTGCTTGGAAGAAGCATGGTAATAGGTAGGCCTGTAGCTATGCTTGCAATTCAAAAAAATGCGACAGTTACTATTTGTCATTCAAAAACTGAAAATTTGAAGGAGGTATGCAAAAGAGCCGATATTCTTATAGTAGCGATAGGCAGGGCAAAGATGATAAATGACGAGTATATAGGAAAAGATGCCATAGTAATTGATGTTGGTATCAACTTTGCCGATGGTAAGCTTTGTGGTGATGTGGACCTTGAAAATGTAAAAAATGCTACTATGGCCACACCGGTTCCAAAGGGAGTTGGTGCCGTGACCACATCAGTTTTGGCAGGACATCTTGTAATAGCTGCTTTACAAAGGAGAATGTATTAA
- a CDS encoding response regulator transcription factor — MNKALVVDDEKLIVKGIKFSLEQDGYEVDVAYDGSEALKMAREKEYDIVLLDVMLPEMDGMEVCQAIREFSEMPIIMLTAKGTDMDKILGLEYGADDYITKPFNILEVKARIKAIIRRNSKKAKAAQKNDRIIEVSDLKLDLDSRRVFEKDKELNLTAKEFDILELLTQNPNKVYSREQLLSIVWGSKLHEAGDVRTVDVHVRRLREKIEPNPSEPKYIHTKWGVGYYFKE, encoded by the coding sequence ATGAATAAAGCACTTGTTGTAGATGATGAAAAATTGATAGTCAAAGGAATTAAGTTCAGTTTGGAGCAGGACGGTTATGAGGTAGATGTTGCCTATGATGGTAGTGAAGCTCTAAAAATGGCTAGGGAAAAGGAATATGATATAGTGCTTTTAGACGTGATGTTGCCTGAAATGGATGGTATGGAAGTATGCCAGGCCATCAGAGAGTTTTCTGAGATGCCAATTATTATGCTTACTGCCAAGGGTACAGATATGGACAAGATTCTTGGGCTTGAATACGGTGCAGATGACTACATAACCAAGCCTTTTAATATACTTGAAGTAAAGGCAAGAATTAAGGCTATAATAAGGAGAAATTCGAAGAAGGCCAAGGCAGCACAAAAGAATGATAGAATTATTGAAGTCTCAGATTTGAAGCTTGATTTGGACAGTAGAAGGGTTTTTGAAAAGGATAAGGAGCTAAATCTTACTGCAAAAGAATTTGATATATTGGAGCTTCTTACACAAAATCCAAACAAGGTATATTCAAGAGAGCAGCTTTTAAGCATTGTCTGGGGAAGTAAATTGCATGAAGCAGGTGATGTTAGAACAGTAGATGTGCATGTGCGAAGGCTTAGGGAGAAAATAGAGCCAAATCCAAGCGAGCCAAAGTATATTCATACCAAATGGGGTGTTGGATATTACTTTAAGGAATAG
- a CDS encoding arsenate reductase family protein — MNIQIFGTNKSSDTKKAIRFFKERNIKFQLVDMKEKGLSKGEFSSVMQAVGGFENMLDEKCKDSETLTLIKYLSPEDKIPKILENQQVLRMPIVRNGREATIGYAPEVWKGWS, encoded by the coding sequence ATGAATATACAGATATTTGGTACCAACAAGTCTTCAGACACAAAGAAGGCTATACGGTTTTTTAAAGAGAGAAATATAAAGTTTCAACTTGTGGATATGAAGGAAAAGGGATTGTCAAAGGGAGAGTTTTCTTCTGTTATGCAGGCAGTTGGAGGCTTTGAAAATATGCTTGATGAAAAATGCAAAGATAGTGAAACTCTGACTTTGATAAAGTACCTCTCACCGGAGGATAAGATACCAAAGATTTTGGAAAATCAGCAGGTTTTAAGAATGCCGATAGTAAGAAATGGTAGGGAAGCAACTATCGGATATGCTCCTGAAGTATGGAAAGGATGGTCATAG
- the rlmH gene encoding 23S rRNA (pseudouridine(1915)-N(3))-methyltransferase RlmH translates to MNINIVVVGSIKENFFKDAIVEYTKRLSRYVKLNIIELKDEKTPANASELEEEKIKEVEAERILTKLSNSYVVALAIDGKRYSSEDFAKRMEKYDILSKGNLAFVIGGSLGLHKAVLDRADEKLSFSEMTFPHQLMRVILLEQIYRAYRIRNNEPYHK, encoded by the coding sequence ATGAATATAAATATTGTGGTTGTAGGAAGTATTAAAGAAAATTTCTTTAAAGATGCTATTGTAGAATATACGAAAAGACTTTCCAGATATGTAAAGCTAAATATAATAGAGTTAAAGGATGAGAAAACTCCAGCAAATGCAAGTGAATTAGAGGAAGAAAAGATTAAGGAAGTTGAGGCTGAGAGGATATTAACGAAGCTTTCAAATAGCTATGTTGTAGCTCTTGCAATAGACGGAAAGAGGTATTCATCTGAGGACTTTGCAAAGAGAATGGAAAAGTATGATATTTTATCAAAGGGGAATTTAGCTTTTGTCATAGGAGGATCTTTGGGGCTTCATAAGGCTGTACTGGATAGAGCAGATGAAAAGCTTAGCTTTTCTGAAATGACGTTTCCACATCAGTTGATGAGAGTTATTTTATTAGAGCAAATTTATAGAGCATATAGAATTAGAAATAATGAACCATATCATAAATGA
- a CDS encoding hydratase → MVKLYNSGAYLINGNTLIEENDIEKLRSITGKDIDKEEARKGSIAYNILESHNISGNMNKLRLKFDAMASHDITFVGIIQTAKASGMEKFPIPYVLTNCHNSLCAVGGTINEDDHMFGLSAAKKYGGIYVPPHIAVIHQYMREAFAGCGKMILGSDSHTRYGALGTMAIGEGGGELVKQLLQDTYDVNRPEIIAIYLEGTPKAGVGPQDIALAIVGKVFKNGYVKNKIMEFVGPGITSMTTDYRNGVDVMTTETTCLSSVWETDEDTKKFLTVHGRPEDYKELKPADITYYDGVVHVDLSTIKPMIALPFHPSNVYEIDTLNENLEDLLHEVELEAIKIGGEAGKGLRLLDKIENGKLRVSQGIIAGCAGGTYSNVMEAAHILKGHSTGFDEFNLNVYPSSQPVFIETTRNGAVADLMASGAVVKTAFCGPCFGAGDTPSNNGLSIRHTTRNFPNREGSKPGSGQMSAVALMDARSVAATARNKGFLTPATEFADDYVVPEYNYDDTIYRNRVYQGFGEAREDSALVYGPNIKDWPEMTALTENILLKVCSKILDEVTTTDELIPSGETSSYRSNPLGLAEFTLSRRDPEYVGRSKSVDVLEKSRRNGEDILKENVELSKIFDKIKTIPGFADIIANDTEIGSMIYAKKPGDGSAREQAASCQRVIGGLANIANEYATKRYRSNVMNWGMLPFLLDSEPDFEVGEYIFVPNIKKHLRGDMSKIPAYIIGENIKEISLSIAEMTDAEKSIVEAGSLINYNKSKMISDQSV, encoded by the coding sequence ATGGTTAAATTGTACAATAGTGGTGCGTACCTTATTAATGGTAACACTCTTATAGAAGAAAATGATATAGAAAAATTAAGGTCAATTACTGGAAAAGATATAGATAAGGAAGAGGCTAGAAAGGGAAGTATAGCCTATAATATACTTGAAAGTCACAATATTTCAGGAAATATGAATAAGCTTAGATTGAAATTTGACGCAATGGCTTCACATGATATTACATTTGTAGGAATAATACAGACTGCAAAGGCAAGTGGTATGGAGAAATTTCCGATACCATATGTTTTGACTAATTGTCACAACTCACTTTGTGCAGTTGGTGGAACTATAAATGAAGATGACCATATGTTCGGACTTTCAGCTGCGAAAAAATATGGCGGAATATATGTACCACCCCATATTGCAGTAATACATCAGTATATGCGAGAGGCATTTGCAGGTTGTGGTAAAATGATACTCGGTTCTGACTCACATACTAGATATGGAGCACTTGGAACAATGGCTATAGGTGAAGGTGGTGGAGAGCTTGTAAAACAGCTTTTACAGGACACCTATGATGTAAACAGACCTGAAATAATTGCAATCTATCTTGAGGGAACGCCAAAGGCAGGTGTTGGACCACAGGATATTGCACTTGCAATAGTAGGTAAAGTATTCAAAAATGGATATGTAAAGAATAAGATAATGGAGTTTGTAGGACCTGGAATTACATCTATGACCACAGATTATAGAAATGGCGTAGATGTTATGACTACTGAGACTACTTGCCTTTCATCTGTTTGGGAGACAGATGAGGATACAAAGAAATTCCTAACTGTTCATGGTAGACCAGAGGACTATAAGGAGTTAAAGCCTGCTGATATTACATATTATGATGGAGTTGTACATGTGGATTTATCTACGATTAAGCCAATGATTGCACTACCTTTCCATCCAAGTAATGTATATGAAATAGATACACTCAATGAAAATTTAGAAGACTTGCTTCATGAAGTAGAACTTGAGGCAATAAAGATAGGTGGAGAGGCAGGAAAGGGGCTAAGACTTTTAGATAAGATAGAAAACGGCAAGCTTAGGGTATCGCAGGGTATTATCGCAGGATGTGCAGGTGGAACTTATTCAAATGTAATGGAAGCAGCTCATATACTTAAAGGACATAGTACAGGATTTGATGAGTTTAATTTGAATGTATATCCTTCATCTCAGCCTGTATTTATAGAAACCACAAGAAATGGTGCTGTGGCAGATCTTATGGCAAGTGGTGCAGTAGTAAAGACTGCATTCTGCGGTCCATGCTTTGGTGCAGGAGATACACCTTCGAATAATGGACTTTCTATAAGACATACCACAAGAAACTTCCCGAATAGAGAGGGATCAAAGCCCGGTTCAGGTCAGATGTCTGCTGTAGCACTTATGGATGCAAGATCTGTAGCTGCTACCGCAAGAAACAAAGGATTTTTAACACCGGCTACAGAGTTTGCAGATGACTATGTGGTGCCTGAGTACAATTATGATGACACAATATATAGAAATAGAGTATATCAAGGCTTTGGAGAGGCAAGGGAAGACAGTGCTTTGGTTTATGGACCGAATATTAAGGATTGGCCTGAGATGACAGCTCTTACCGAGAATATACTTTTAAAAGTATGTTCAAAGATACTTGATGAAGTAACCACTACAGATGAACTGATACCTTCAGGAGAAACTTCATCATATAGATCAAATCCACTTGGACTTGCAGAGTTTACTCTTTCAAGGAGAGATCCTGAGTATGTAGGTAGAAGTAAGTCGGTAGATGTGCTTGAAAAGTCAAGAAGAAATGGTGAGGATATACTAAAAGAAAATGTAGAATTATCAAAAATATTTGATAAGATAAAGACTATACCGGGATTTGCAGATATTATTGCAAATGACACAGAAATAGGTAGCATGATTTATGCTAAGAAACCCGGTGACGGTTCTGCCAGAGAGCAGGCTGCAAGTTGCCAGAGAGTTATCGGTGGCCTTGCAAATATTGCTAATGAGTATGCAACAAAGAGATATCGCTCAAATGTGATGAATTGGGGCATGCTGCCATTCCTCTTAGACTCGGAACCTGATTTTGAGGTTGGAGAATATATTTTCGTACCGAATATTAAGAAGCATCTAAGAGGTGATATGTCAAAAATTCCTGCCTATATTATAGGTGAAAATATAAAAGAAATCAGCTTAAGCATTGCAGAGATGACTGACGCAGAAAAATCCATAGTGGAGGCAGGTTCTCTTATAAATTATAATAAGAGTAAAATGATATCAGATCAAAGCGTCTGA
- a CDS encoding cyclodeaminase/cyclohydrolase family protein produces the protein MVIVNTAGYNIDAYIKELASKTPVPGGGGASAISGALAAALASMVCNLTVGKKSYLTVEDDVNNILFDMNKHMDNFLKLSDKDAEVFYPLSQAYGFKPQNEEEKAMHEANMEKLLFNAAIVPLDIMKEAYEMLKDIDFLAKNGSKLAVSDAGVAVSLLRSAVCGAMMNVVINVKYMKDRTKAQNLMDEAGDILEDAMKKSDIIYREVLEVLL, from the coding sequence ATGGTCATAGTGAATACAGCCGGATATAATATAGATGCATATATAAAGGAATTGGCTTCAAAAACTCCTGTACCCGGAGGTGGAGGTGCAAGTGCTATTTCAGGTGCACTTGCAGCAGCTCTTGCAAGTATGGTTTGCAATCTTACAGTGGGTAAAAAAAGCTATTTAACAGTAGAAGATGATGTTAATAATATATTATTTGATATGAATAAGCATATGGATAACTTCTTAAAACTTTCTGATAAGGATGCAGAAGTTTTTTATCCTCTGTCTCAGGCATATGGGTTTAAACCACAAAATGAAGAAGAAAAGGCAATGCATGAAGCAAATATGGAAAAATTACTTTTTAATGCAGCTATAGTTCCTCTTGATATTATGAAAGAGGCATATGAGATGCTTAAGGACATTGATTTCCTAGCAAAGAATGGATCAAAACTTGCAGTATCAGATGCAGGAGTGGCAGTAAGCTTACTTAGAAGTGCAGTTTGTGGTGCTATGATGAATGTAGTAATCAATGTCAAGTATATGAAGGATAGAACCAAAGCACAAAATCTAATGGATGAAGCCGGTGATATATTGGAAGATGCTATGAAGAAATCGGATATTATATATAGAGAAGTATTGGAGGTGCTTTTGTGA
- the ftsH gene encoding ATP-dependent zinc metalloprotease FtsH codes for MDKKNNNESGGLNNRTIFILIIAAAIAFFAVSVLSSRLKNATTKEVPYTEFMQMVSDGKVEAVKVMAATIEIKVKPNLSDYSSMTVYKTVRIEDDALVDRLYAANVPATMERFETTSTILSFLSFILPFIFFIFMMNFLLKRMGGGGFMGVGKSNAKVYVQKETGITFRDVAGEDEAKESLTEIVDFLHNPEKYTKIGAKLPKGALLVGPPGTGKTLLAKAVAGEADVPFFSLSGSDFVEMFVGVGASRVRDLFKQAQEAAPAIIFIDEIDAIGKSRDSRMGGGNDEREQTLNQLLSEMDGFDSSKGLIVLGATNRPEILDPALLRPGRFDRRVIVERPDLKGRVAILRVHSKDVLMDDSVDLEAIGLATSGAVGSDLANMINEAAILAVKKGRKAVKQKDLFEAVEVVLVGKEKKDRVMNQEERRIVSYHEVGHALISALQKNSEPVQKITIVPRTMGALGYVMYVPEEETYLKSKKELEDMLVSTLGGRAAEEIVFDSVTTGASNDIEKATSIARAMVTQYGMSERFGLMGLAKVENQYLTGRAILECGDNTATEIDNEVMRILKNSYEEALRILKENREVMDKLAEFLIEKETITGKEFMKILREIKGLPEKVEIKKAILV; via the coding sequence ATGGATAAAAAAAATAATAATGAATCCGGTGGGCTAAATAATAGGACTATTTTCATACTTATTATTGCAGCAGCCATTGCTTTTTTTGCAGTAAGTGTACTTTCAAGCAGATTAAAAAATGCTACAACAAAGGAAGTTCCCTATACTGAGTTTATGCAAATGGTAAGTGACGGTAAGGTGGAGGCTGTTAAGGTTATGGCGGCTACTATTGAAATAAAGGTAAAGCCGAATCTTTCAGATTACTCATCTATGACAGTTTATAAAACTGTAAGAATAGAGGATGATGCATTGGTAGATAGACTATATGCAGCCAATGTGCCGGCAACTATGGAAAGGTTTGAGACAACATCCACTATATTGTCATTTCTTAGCTTTATATTGCCATTTATTTTCTTCATATTCATGATGAATTTCTTGTTAAAGAGAATGGGTGGCGGTGGATTCATGGGAGTTGGCAAGAGCAATGCCAAGGTATATGTTCAAAAAGAGACCGGTATTACATTTAGAGATGTAGCCGGTGAGGATGAGGCAAAAGAGTCATTGACTGAGATAGTTGATTTTTTGCATAATCCTGAAAAGTATACCAAGATTGGTGCCAAGCTCCCCAAAGGTGCTCTTTTGGTAGGACCTCCGGGAACAGGAAAAACACTTCTGGCAAAGGCGGTAGCCGGAGAAGCGGATGTACCGTTCTTTTCTCTTTCAGGCTCTGACTTTGTAGAGATGTTTGTAGGTGTAGGTGCTTCAAGGGTAAGAGATTTATTCAAACAGGCACAGGAAGCAGCACCGGCTATCATATTTATAGATGAGATAGACGCAATAGGTAAGAGTAGAGACTCTAGAATGGGAGGAGGAAATGATGAAAGAGAACAGACTCTAAATCAGCTTCTTTCTGAAATGGATGGATTTGACTCATCAAAAGGTCTTATAGTACTTGGTGCCACAAATAGGCCGGAGATACTTGACCCTGCATTACTTCGTCCGGGTAGATTTGATAGAAGGGTGATCGTTGAAAGGCCTGATCTTAAGGGAAGAGTTGCTATACTGAGGGTACATTCAAAGGATGTGCTGATGGATGACAGCGTTGACCTTGAGGCAATAGGACTTGCAACATCAGGTGCTGTAGGTTCAGACCTTGCAAACATGATAAATGAGGCTGCTATATTAGCTGTAAAGAAGGGAAGAAAAGCTGTAAAGCAAAAAGATCTTTTTGAAGCTGTTGAAGTGGTACTTGTTGGCAAGGAGAAAAAGGATAGAGTAATGAATCAGGAAGAGAGAAGAATTGTATCTTACCATGAGGTAGGACATGCTCTTATCTCAGCTCTACAAAAGAACTCTGAGCCGGTACAAAAAATCACCATTGTACCAAGAACCATGGGTGCTTTGGGATATGTAATGTATGTACCTGAAGAAGAGACATATCTAAAATCAAAAAAAGAGCTTGAGGATATGCTTGTAAGCACCCTGGGTGGTAGAGCGGCTGAGGAGATAGTATTTGACTCTGTAACAACAGGAGCGTCAAATGATATTGAAAAGGCTACATCTATTGCCAGAGCAATGGTTACCCAATATGGTATGAGTGAGAGATTTGGACTGATGGGACTTGCAAAGGTCGAGAATCAGTATCTTACAGGTAGAGCTATATTGGAATGTGGTGATAATACAGCCACAGAGATAGACAATGAGGTCATGAGGATTCTCAAAAACAGCTATGAAGAGGCACTTAGAATACTTAAAGAAAACAGAGAGGTGATGGATAAGCTTGCTGAATTCCTTATAGAAAAGGAAACCATTACCGGAAAAGAATTTATGAAGATTCTAAGAGAAATCAAAGGACTGCCGGAAAAAGTAGAGATAAAGAAAGCTATATTGGTATAA